Part of the Salirhabdus salicampi genome is shown below.
TTTTTGCCGGCTCAAACTACGGTGCTCGTCCTTCATTCAAACAAGGGGCAAATCAACTTGGTTCTTTATTAGCCACTAAGGGAATTGAATTAATATATGGGGGTTCGAATACTGGTTTAATGGGAGAAGTTGCAAATGAAGCATTAGCACAAAATGGGGATGTTACTGGAGTGATGCCGAAAGGCCTTTTTAAAGGTGAGATTGTCCACGAGCATTTGACTCAATTAATAGAAGTTCAGGACATGCATGAGCGAAAAGCAAAAATGAATAATTTATCCGATGGATTTATCGCTTTACCAGGTGGTCTTGGAACATTTGAGGAGCTTTTCGAAGTGTTGAGCTGGTCCCAAATCGGTATTCATCAAAAACCAATTGGTATTTTGAATATCGAAAATTACTATACACCATTATTAGACTTAATCGAACATGCTACTACAGAGCAATTTATGTACAAATCACACCAAGAGTTAATTTTATCTGCGGAAGACCCAGAAGATTTATTAGAAATGATGATAAATTTTCAACCACCTACTTATGATAAGAAATGGTCCACATAAACATCATAAAAATGAGTGTAGAATTTCTCTACACTCATTCATATTATGTACTAGGAAATAATTGAATACCATATGCTTCAAGCACATATCTCGGTACGAAGAATCGAGCTGTTTTTAAAGGATCAACAACTTGGCTTACTTGTACCTGACCCACAGCACTCATTAACATCGTTAACTGTCCTAAAGACAAATTTGTATATGGTTTAAGCGTTTGAATCATTTCTTCAACCGCAACATCCACCGCTTCATCTAAAGTTTCCTTTGAAACAAGGAAAGCCACTCCGTCATTGTTTTCTACGATTGGATGTTGTAATTGCTTTTCTTTCAATACTTCTAAGGTAACGGTTACTTCTCCAGGAATTTCCACACCTGAAACACCAATCTCACCGTCCCCCATCGCAGCATGTAAATCTCCTAAAGCAAATAGGGCTCCCTGATGAAAAACAGGAAAGTAAAGCGTTGCCCCTTTCGCAATAAGTTTCGTATCCATGTTTCCTCCGTGTGCACCAGGAGTGCCATTAGAAACAGCCTCTTTCTCAGGAGCTACCCCAATAACACCAATCATCGGATTTAAAGGAATTTGTAACTGGTCATCAAATGCCACATGGCCATCCTGTACCGGCAAAACCTTGACTTCAAAATTCTCCAGTTGATGACCCATCACCCCTAAATTTGGACCAGTAGACATGACACCGCGGTTGCCTAATTTGATTTCATCAATGGATACCTTCAATACGTCCCCTGGTTGTGCTTCTTCCACATATACAGGCCCGGTTGCAGGGTTAATTCGATTCCAATCAACCGTCTGAAAAGTTGTCTGTTCACTTGTTATTTGATCCTCAAAACAGTCATATGTATCTATTACAACTTGATCACCGGAATTCACACGTAAAGCTGGAGCGTGTTCTTTTGACATCGAGTATATAAAGGACGTTCTGTCGAGCTTTTTTTGTTCCATTTTCTTTCCACCTTTCAAAACAAGAATTGAGTAAAAATAAGATTAATAACATTATACAGATAGATGATCCGTATGAATAGTGGCGAAAAATGACGTCGGGTTTACTTGAACCTAGCGGAACAAAATTAAGATAAAATGTCCTCTTTATGTAATATCATATCTATGTGCAATATACCGTCATACATATATGGTTCTGAAACCGTTTGAAACCCTACAGATTGGTAAAATTCTTCTAGGTATAACTGGGCTTGAATTTTAATGGAGGTTTCGCCCCAATCTTTTAATAAAATAAGAATGGCATTTTTCAACATGGTCCGAGCATATCCGTTACCACGAAAATCTCTATTGACAATAACTCTTCCTACAGATGCTTCTTCAAATTTCGTTCCACTTGGGATTAATCGACAATACGCTGCAATCCGCTCCCCGATTTGCAAATAGTAATGTATCGCATCTTGATCAACGTTATCGATTTCAGGATAAGGGCATTCTTGCTCTACTACGAACACATCAACCCTCTCCTTTAGGATTGCGTATAATTCATTATTCGACAATTGCTGAAATGATTTTTTCATCCATTGCATAACTATTCTCCTTCATGTAGTATGTTATGGTTTGTTTCTAGCCAAAAAAGAAATCTAAAATGTTTTCTGTATGAGAACTTTCCTGATTATAAAACTGAGAATAACCGCAATTGGTACATGAAACAACAGTAAATTGATAATTTTGAATATCAAACATCTTTGACACTTGTACCTGTCATAAACACTGCTTTATTTCGGCATTTGTACTTCCACACTTAATAAAACATTTTTCTTCAGAGATGAGACCCTCACCCTTTTATTAAACCTTTTTTAATATAAAAACCCACATAAATGTGAGGGCTTGTTTTAATTCTTCAGGTAAGTGTTTCGTATGTGATGATGTAACTCCTTCTTTATATACACCTAATCCGTCAATGACATTAAAACCTATGTTCTCAGCTAACTTACGAAATTCCCATGGCATCATCGTATTACATATAACATCTTCACCGTATAACCTTTGAAAACTATTTCCCCTTGGGGTAGCAGTTGGTCCTAATATTCCGACACATAAATGCCCTCCAGGTTTCACTATTCTCCTGATTTCCTTGACTGCCTTTACCGGCAGTGCCGTCCATTCAAGAGAGTTTATTGCCATAACAGCATCAAATGAGTTCGATGCTAATGGTAAATCAATAATATCACCAACTTCAAATGTTAACGGGATACCTGATTTTCTTTGGTTTGCCCGCTTAATCATTTCTGCTGAAATATCAATTCCTGTTACTTTGTATTGCAACTGACTTAACTTATATGAACCATAACCATCTCCACAGCCAATGTCTGCGACCTTACTACCTATACCAACAAATTTTCGGAAGAAAGGTATAATATCTTTCCGGCTCCCTTTCTCCCACATATTTTCACTACTTTGGTGCCAAAATTCAGCCTTTTCATCCCACTGTTGTTGAGCACTTTTATGCCAAAACGATTCTTTTTTCATAAGATCTCACCTTTCATCTATAACGATTTCGCTTTTATGTGATGAAATCCTTCCTTCCATAGATACAAAAAAAGCGTATTCCGAAATATCGGAATACGCTTTTGTTAATGATTTATAGTTTTACAACGTTTGCAGCCTGTGGACCGCGGTCGCCTTCAACGATTTCAAATTCAACATCTTGACCTTCTTCAAGAGTTTTGAAACCATCAGCTTGGATAGCTGAGAAGTGTACGAATACGTCGTCTCCATCTTCGCGCTCGATAAAACCAAAACCTTTTTCTGCATTAAACCATTTTACTTTTCCAGTCATCTTCATGACCTCCTATTAAAAAAAATTACACAAAAGATTTGAATCCTAGCATACTTCTTACCTACTTCTTTTAATAAAGAGGTCATAAAGTATTACTTTCACTTTCAAAATCAATTGCCTCCATTTACTTTACTCTTTTTGAGGAAAAAAAGCAAGTGTATTTCAAGAAATCTTCATTATTTTTTTGCATAGTAATGTAAAACCATCAATATTTTCCCATTTCTTATTCATTGTACCCTTTTCGAGGTATATCTTCAGCTTTTCCATTTGGGCGTTCAATTTTTCCATCAATTGTACCTTCAGTTAAAGTATCACTTGTTTGTTCATGGGTTTCTGCGATACCTGATGAAAGTTGGTCGTTTCGCTTATAATCTTCAGGTTCATAATATTTATCTGCTACACTTTTGTTATTCTTATGTTTATGTGCCATAAATGACCTCCCAACATTTTTTCTTTATCATTCCACTGTGTCGTTAGAAATATGTAATAAAAGTGATTAATAAAAAAACAACCTCACTTCATGAAAGTGAGGCCGTAAACCGATAGCTACATGGAAAGAGCTTGCTTAGCTAATTTCAAGTCATTCTCAAATAATTTGTTAATATCGTATGAAGGGTATAGTCCTTTTTTATACATGAAACGATACACTTGATCATGTAATTGAATGCAGCTATTCAACTGCTTTATTAATACCTCTTTCAATTTTGGAGTAGCAGTTTCTGTTATCGCAATCGCATAATTGCGAACTCCGGTTTTCATGAATGCGAGTAAATCTCCTACCATGAAGTTTTCCATAGCATTACGTTCCATTAATTCATCTTCTCTCGTTTGTGGAACATTTTGGTAAAATTTCATTAACTCTTTTAATTCTGATTCTATTACCTGAATCGCTTTCTGAAAC
Proteins encoded:
- a CDS encoding TIGR00730 family Rossman fold protein — translated: MKNVCVFAGSNYGARPSFKQGANQLGSLLATKGIELIYGGSNTGLMGEVANEALAQNGDVTGVMPKGLFKGEIVHEHLTQLIEVQDMHERKAKMNNLSDGFIALPGGLGTFEELFEVLSWSQIGIHQKPIGILNIENYYTPLLDLIEHATTEQFMYKSHQELILSAEDPEDLLEMMINFQPPTYDKKWST
- a CDS encoding acetamidase/formamidase family protein, which translates into the protein MEQKKLDRTSFIYSMSKEHAPALRVNSGDQVVIDTYDCFEDQITSEQTTFQTVDWNRINPATGPVYVEEAQPGDVLKVSIDEIKLGNRGVMSTGPNLGVMGHQLENFEVKVLPVQDGHVAFDDQLQIPLNPMIGVIGVAPEKEAVSNGTPGAHGGNMDTKLIAKGATLYFPVFHQGALFALGDLHAAMGDGEIGVSGVEIPGEVTVTLEVLKEKQLQHPIVENNDGVAFLVSKETLDEAVDVAVEEMIQTLKPYTNLSLGQLTMLMSAVGQVQVSQVVDPLKTARFFVPRYVLEAYGIQLFPST
- a CDS encoding GNAT family N-acetyltransferase, which produces MQWMKKSFQQLSNNELYAILKERVDVFVVEQECPYPEIDNVDQDAIHYYLQIGERIAAYCRLIPSGTKFEEASVGRVIVNRDFRGNGYARTMLKNAILILLKDWGETSIKIQAQLYLEEFYQSVGFQTVSEPYMYDGILHIDMILHKEDILS
- a CDS encoding class I SAM-dependent methyltransferase, whose amino-acid sequence is MKKESFWHKSAQQQWDEKAEFWHQSSENMWEKGSRKDIIPFFRKFVGIGSKVADIGCGDGYGSYKLSQLQYKVTGIDISAEMIKRANQRKSGIPLTFEVGDIIDLPLASNSFDAVMAINSLEWTALPVKAVKEIRRIVKPGGHLCVGILGPTATPRGNSFQRLYGEDVICNTMMPWEFRKLAENIGFNVIDGLGVYKEGVTSSHTKHLPEELKQALTFMWVFILKKV
- the cspD gene encoding cold-shock protein CspD, yielding MTGKVKWFNAEKGFGFIEREDGDDVFVHFSAIQADGFKTLEEGQDVEFEIVEGDRGPQAANVVKL
- a CDS encoding YozQ family protein; amino-acid sequence: MAHKHKNNKSVADKYYEPEDYKRNDQLSSGIAETHEQTSDTLTEGTIDGKIERPNGKAEDIPRKGYNE
- a CDS encoding spore coat protein; amino-acid sequence: MEQQKTLAWHESLELHELVVFKSVGLVKMKTSVKMLKDKETRELFQKAIQVIESELKELMKFYQNVPQTREDELMERNAMENFMVGDLLAFMKTGVRNYAIAITETATPKLKEVLIKQLNSCIQLHDQVYRFMYKKGLYPSYDINKLFENDLKLAKQALSM